From a region of the Notolabrus celidotus isolate fNotCel1 chromosome 14, fNotCel1.pri, whole genome shotgun sequence genome:
- the LOC117825134 gene encoding sodium- and chloride-dependent GABA transporter 2-like produces the protein MTYIIILSWALLFLVFSFSPQLPWASCNNYWNTDNCVDFSAHNNTFAWTNQTNATSPATEFWERRVLAISGGIDEIGSIRFEVLLCLIVMWITCYFCIWKGVKSTGKVVYFTATFPYAMLIILLIRGLSLPGAMQGVLFYLLPEPSRLTDPQVWMEAGAQIFFSYSVGVGSLTVLGSYNAYNNNCYKDCLWLCLLNSGTSIVAGFAVFSVLGFMAQEQGVPISEVAESGPGLAFIAYPQAVAMMPLPQLWSICFFIMLILLGLDTQFVAMEVVMTSIIDMFPAVMRRTGRRELLLLFFCIICFFSQLVMITEGGMYVFQLFDYYACNGACILFLCVFETLALGWVFGAERLYSIIKDMTNVKANPFFKICWLYLTPLVSLGSFISSLVWYQPLTFNRWYVYPDWAYVLGWIMALSSILLVPGWALYKLGTGSGNLYKRLLHLCQPTSDCSQIRKCETELQHIKGEDL, from the exons ATGACCTACATCATTATTCTATCATGGGCTTTACTGTTCCTGGTGTTCTCCTTTAGCCCCCAGCTCCCCTGGgccagctgcaacaactattGGAACACAG ATAACTGCGTAGATTTTTCAGCACATAATAATACTTTTGCATGGACTAACCAGACAAACGCAACGTCTCCTGCCACCGAGTTCTGGGA aCGACGAGTGCTTGCTATTTCAGGAGGAATTGATGAGATAGGCAGCATCAGGTTTGAGGTgctattgtgccttattgttaTGTGGATCACTTGTTACTTCTGTATCTGGAAAGGGGTGAAGTCTACTGGAAAG GTGGTGTACTTTACTGCTACATTCCCCTATGCGATGTTGATAATTCTTTTGATCCGTGGGCTGTCACTCCCAGGGGCTATGCAAGGTGTCTTATTTTATCTGCTGCCAGAACCCTCTCGACTCACAGACCCTCAG GTTTGGATGGAGGCTGGGGCTCAGATTTTCTTCTCATACAGCGTGGGTGTGGGCTCCTTAACTGTCCTGGGGAGTTACAATGCCTACAATAACAACTGTTACAA GGACTGCCTGTGGCTGTGTTTACTAAACAGTGGCACCAGTATTGTGGCAGGGTTTGCAGTGTTCTCTGTGCTGGGATTCATGGCTCAGGAGCAGGGTGTTCCAATAAGTGAAGTGGCTGAGTCAG GTCCAGGCTTGGCATTTATTGCATACCCTCAGGCCGTGGCCATGATGCCTCTGCCCCAACTGTGGTCCATCTGTTTCTTCATCATGCTCATTCTATTGGGTCTCGACACACAA TTTGTTGCCATGGAGGTGGTGATGACATCCATCATAGACATGTTTCCTGCTGTAATGCGCAGGACAGGCAGACGAGAGCTTCTCCTCTTATTCTTCTGCATCATATGCTTCTTCTCTCAGCTTGTCATGATTACTGAG GGAGGGATGTATGTGTTCCAGTTATTTGACTACTATGCTTGTAATGGAGCCtgcatcctcttcctctgtgtgtttgaaaccCTGGCACTGGGATGGGTATTTG GGGCAGAGCGGTTGTACAGCATCATAAAGGACATGACAAATGTGAAGGCCAACCCATTCTTCAAAATTTGCTGGCTTTACCTCACACCCCTGGTCTCACTG GGCTCTTTTATATCTTCATTAGTTTGGTACCAACCTTTGACCTTTAATCGCTGGTATGTGTACCCAGACTGGGCGTATGTGTTGGGTTGGATAATGGCCCTCTCCTCTATTCTGCTTGTGCCAGGATGGGCTCTCTATAAACTGGGAACTGGTTCTGGAAACCTATATAAG CGTCTCCTTCATCTGTGTCAACCTACCAGTGACTGCTCACAGATCAGAAAGTGTGAAACTGAACTTCAGCACATCAAAGGGGAAGATCTGTAG
- the vwa7 gene encoding von Willebrand factor A domain-containing protein 7, translating into MMTQGRGGLWEGTRRKMLWFFLTYLFLLALPCTGFLPNFWSRVLTLSWDSKTHQYITEQAILNVTMENLNQENHVEKTTLGRSFWRAVGEVVKSNAAMDFLSSTRADPVYHFDSERVNSSIVMLRQFWAQTLLSVRAKEYQSARHSLGQLFHSLQDFYSHSNWVEMGQRSIYLHLLQPEEPSIPVAKDDTPTCMECFSVTCRDNLLPRLTKTQQDSPLLTTGYFSTFPLKPQGKCSHGGILDSSRYMGAKGGINKDSTSPIFSPHHYLHMQAATLATEATKSVLRDLKDTVGHKTFLRLFSVEQVPALVFVMDTTGSMFEEITAARLRAHSIIQTRAHNPGQPGTFLLVPFHDPEVGPVFETDDPDQFMMHMENLIALGGGDEPEMCLSAVLLALTHSPPLSDIFVFTDASPKDAHLFDAVKALALEKQSKVTFLLTEDPSYLKDSRRRRRRRRRSRKPLSPDRFSLYYSLSSLSGGLTIFTTNSDIHKVSTIVEDNTAVNKVTLLHVKSDQELMSSHSFTVDSSVKHITLHITGILSECILTNPSDQSQSLLRERRPLADLQHFEGLYRITLLSPIQPGQWKLQAKSDGNLTFSVIGDSSVDFLYYFATVTNETHPGLARVEGSPVAGVPAFLVLAVTGLTPDEEVSFSHVMLMGADGENIQQVKLNSSSSPSSSYSVEELVGWVESVPRVPFSVRLLGQDSRGNKLERVSTEMIQPTQVQIQVLSLPRLVPGHSTMVDFEIMNHGPARLFSLTGDDNYGYFQKKGNHRFHVAEQGSFRGQVELHTPATAQAGVTVTLTLTVRAHDSPDSNYAVAYLTVIPPDPDISPPSCSTAQILSACSSNCSQSNWSVSLVVSDMGRSGLASILLQKGEGILTLFQIPPPSENSMHGAKPSPNQQQANMNNRTTGGYHHHHKARLEKGDPLLNVSEWALDSSQPLWVWYNSSCCSAQAEFLVWDTAGNMKRCHLTSGHQRQQRDMSTDANRAGQNTNTGLFSFVIGSTVVLLALG; encoded by the exons ATGATGACACAGGGGAGAGGGGGACTTTGGGAAGGCACCAGGAGAAAGATGCTCTGGTTTTTCCTCACCTACCTTTTCCTTCTGGCTTTACCGTGCACCGGCTTTCTCCCCAACTTCTGGTCTCGAGTATTAACTTTGTCCTGGGACTCGAAAACACACCAGTACATCACTGAGCAGGCCATTCTCAATGTCACCATGGAGAATTTGAATCAGGAAAACCATGTAGAGAAG ACCACTCTGGGCCGTAGCTTCTGGAGAGCTGTTGGAGAGGTGGTAAAATCCAATGCAGCCATGGACTTCCTGAGCTCCACCAGAGCTGACCCAGTGTACCACTTTGACTCGGAGCGTGTGAACAGCTCTATCGTGATGTTGCGACAGTTCTGGGCTCAGACTCTGCTGTCAGTACGGGCAAAAGAGTACCAGAGTGCTCGCCACAGCTTGGGCCAGCTATTTCACTCCCTGCAG GACTTCTACAGTCACAGTAACTGGGTTGAGATGGGCCAGCGTTCCATTTACCTTCACCTGCTACAGCCAGAGGAGCCTTCCATCCCTGTGGCAAAGG ATGACACTCCTACCTGTATGGAATGTTTCAGTGTGACCTGTCGAGATAACCTCCTGCCAAGATTGACAAAAACACAGCAAGACTCCCCGCTGCTCACTACTGGCTACTTCAGCACTTTCCCTCTCAAACCTCAGG GCAAATGTAGTCATGGAGGTATTCTGGACAGTAGCCGCTACATGGGGGCCAAAGGGGGCATCAACAAGGACAGCACCTCACCTATCTTCTCCCCTCACCATTACCTCCATATGCAAGCGGCCACTTTGGCTACTGAGGCTACAAAGAGTGTACTGAGGGACCTAAAAGACACAGTGGGTCACAAAACCTTCCTGAG ACTTTTCAGTGTGGAGCAGGTCCCTGCATTGGTATTTGTCATGGACACGACAGGAAGCATGTTTGAGGAGATCACTGCGGCTCGCCTCCGGGCCCACTCAATCATCCAAACCAGAGCCCACAACCCTGGACAGCCTGGCACCTTTCTCCTGGTGCCTTTCCATGATCCAG AGGTTGGACCAGTGTTTGAGACTGACGACCCAGACCAATTTATGATGCACATGGAGAATCTGATAGCACTAGGAGGAGGTGATGAGCCAGAGATGTGCCTGTCAGCTGTTCTG ctgGCCCTCACCCACAGCCCACCATTGTCAGATATATTCGTGTTCACTGATGCTTCCCCTAAAGATGCGCACTTGTTTGATGCAGTAAAGGCCCTAGCACTGGAGAAACAAAGCAAG GTTACTTTTCTGCTTACTGAAGACCCAAGCTacttaaaagacagcagaagaagaagaagaaggaggaggaggagcaggaaacCTTTGTCTCCTGATCGTTTTTCTCTCTACTATTCCCTGTCATCCCTGTCAGGAGGGCTAACGATTTTCACCACCAACTCTGACATCCACAAAGTCTCTACTATAGTAGAGGATAACACAGCTGTCAACAAG GTGACTCTCCTACATGTGAAGAGTGACCAAGAGCTGATGTCCTCCCATTCATTCACAGTTGACAGCTCAGTAAAACACATCACACTGCACATCACTGGTATTCTGAGTGAATGTATCCTTACCAACCCATCAG aCCAAAGCCAGTCTTTGTTGAGAGAAAGGAGACCTCTGGCAGATTTGCAGCATTTTGAGGGTCTCTACCGCATCACCCTGCTCTCTCCTATACAGCCAGGCCAGTGGAAACTTCAAGCCAAGAGTGATGGGAACCTCACATTCAGTGTAATAG GTGACAGCAGCGTAGATTTCCTGTATTATTTTGCCACCGTAACCAATGAGACACATCCAGGTCTGGCAAGAGTGGAGGGAAGTCCAGTGGCTG GTGTCCCTGCATTCCTGGTGCTGGCTGTGACAGGCCTTACTCCAGATGAGGAGGTGTCTTTTAGTCATGTGATGCTGATGGGAGCTGATGGGGAGAACATCCAGCAGGTGAAGctgaactcctcctcctccccttcatcATCCTACTCCGTAGAGGAGCTGGTGGGCTGGGTGGAGTCTGTCCCCAGAGTACCCTTTAGTGTTCGACTACTAGGCCAGGACAGCAGAGGAAACAAGCTGGAGCGGGTTTCCACAGAGATGATTCAGCCCACTCAAGTTCAGATACAG GTGCTTTCTCTCCCGCGTCTGGTACCAGGTCACAGCACAATGGTGGACTTTGAAATCATGAACCATGGCCCAGCCCGTCTTTTCAGTCTAACTGGTGATGACAACTATGGGTATTTTCAAAAGAAAGGAAATCACAG GTTCCATGTTGCAGAGCAAGGGTCTTTCCGTGGTCAGGTGGAACTCCATACTCCTGCCACAGCGCAGGCAGGAGTGACTGTCACGCTCACACTCACTGTCCGTGCTCATGACTCTCCAGACTCAAACTACGCAGTGGCCTACTTGACTGTGATCCCACCA GACCCTGACATTTCCCCACCGTCCTGCTCCACAGCACAGATACTGTCTGCCTGTTCTTCCAATTGCAGTCAGTCTAACTGGAGTGTATCTCTGGTCGTGTCTGACATGGGGCGCTCTGGTCTTGCTTCCATCCTGCTTCAGAAGGGTGAAGGCATTCTTACGTTATTTCAAATTCCTCCACCCAGTGAGAACAGTATGCATGGGGCAAAGCCCAGCCCTAACCAGCAGCaagcaaacatgaacaacagaACTACTGGAGGCTACCACCATCACCACAAGGCCAGACTGGAGAAAGGTGACCCCCTTTTGAATGTGTCTGAGTGGGCACTGGATTCATCTCAACCACTGTGGGTGTGGTACAATTCCAGCTGCTGCTCTGCCCAGGCAGAATTTCTGGTTTGGGACACAGCTGGAAACATGAAACGTTGCCATCTAACATCTGGCCACCAGAGGCAGCAAAGAGACATGAGCACAGACGCCAACAGAGCTGGACAGAATACTAACACTgggctgttttcttttgttattggGTCTACAGTGGTTTTATTGGCTTTAGGTTGA